One part of the Oncorhynchus clarkii lewisi isolate Uvic-CL-2024 chromosome 7, UVic_Ocla_1.0, whole genome shotgun sequence genome encodes these proteins:
- the LOC139414051 gene encoding cyclin-dependent kinase 5 activator 1-like, with translation MGTVLSLSPRSRKAAGGVCVDEKPDLATGGKPQEKSLKKRHSVLLHALTWKRLVAASAKKKNAKKVNPKPDASQAKSDPLVDQLNTDNIKKSQPSNGILDRKPTGPKPGPIPVPVPTVPDQTRRQTQNGRLFISPRRVVVQASTGELLRCLSDFLCRRCFKLKELTANEVILWFRNVDRALLVQGWQDQGFITPANLVFVYLLCREAVEEDTVSEYELQATFLTCLYLAYSYMGNEISYPLKPFLVESSREAFWERALGLIDRMSGPMLRINADPHYFTEVFQDLKNEGGSREKEKEKENEKEKKEKEKEKDGKRISELDR, from the exons ATGGgtactgttctgtctctgtcgcCGAGGTCAAGGAAGGCAGCgggcggtgtgtgtgtggacgagAAACCGGACCTTGCGACCGGCGGGAAACCACAGGAGAAGAGCCTAAAGAAGCGCCACTCGGTGCTGCTCCATGCTCTGACGTGGAAGAGGCTGGTCGCCGCATCGGCCAAGAAGAAGAATGCCAAAAAGGTGAATCCCAAACCCGACGCCAGCCAGGCCAAATCCGATCCCTTGGTGGACCAGCTCAACACCGACAACATCAAGAAATCACAACCGTCCAACGGAATACTCGACCGAAAACCGACAGGGCCCAAACCCGGGCCAATTCCTGTGCCTGTTCCTACAGTACCGGACCAGACCCGGCGGCAGACCCAGAATGGACGCTTATTCATCTCCCCTCGGAGGGTGGTGGTGCAG GCTTCCACCGGCGAGCTCCTGAGGTGTCTCTCTGACTTTCTCTGCCGCCGCTGCTTCAAGCTCAAAGAGCTCACGGCCAATGAGGTCATCCTGTGGTTCCGTAACGTGGACCGGGCTCTGTTAGTGCAGGGCTGGCAAGACCAGGGCTTCATCACCCCGGCTAACCTGGTCTTCGTCTACTTGCTCTGCCGAGAGGCCGTGGAGGAAGACACGGTGTCTGAATACGAGCTGCAGGCGACCTTCCTCACCTGCCTGTACCTGGCCTACTCCTACATGGGCAACGAGATCTCCTACCCGCTCAAGCCGTTCCTGGTGGAGTCCAGTCGGGAGGCCTTCTGGGAGCGGGCCCTTGGTCTCATTGACCGGATGAGCGGGCCAATGCTGAGGATAAACGCAGACCCGCACTACTTTACTGAGGTgttccaggacctgaagaacgaGGGAGGGtcaagggagaaggagaaggagaaggagaatgagaaggagaagaaggagaaggagaaggagaaagacggGAAACGGATAAGCGAGTTGGATCGTTAA